Below is a genomic region from Flammeovirgaceae bacterium SG7u.111.
GCCATTGATATTAAAAGTAATTCTAAACCGGAGACCATAATGGTTTAATACAAGAGAATTATCAATATGAGGGTAAATAGAAATATTGTCAATGATGGGGTTGTTCTGGATATTCTTTAAATCATTTTTCAAAGTATGGTACAAAGTGTCATAATGAAGACCTTGGAGAAGGGTTCTTTTAGAGTCTAAATTATTTTCATACTTTATAACTAAGTCTTTTTTTAGTACATAATTGACTTTGTTTATTTGCTTTTTAATTGAAGGGTCAATGTATAATCCTGAAGTGTTAGATCTGTCTTTTTGATTTAAATCATCTTTGTAATTAAGATAATTAAGTTCAGGAGATAGAAAGGAGATTGTAAAGTTTAACTCATTATTTAGATTGTTGATAGAAGGTTCAGCTAGGCTTATTTCAATTGGGACTTGCCAGATTTTTTGGGCTTGATTGACTGTTTGAGAAAGATAGAAGTTATACTTATTTTTAGCTGAGTCTAAAAAAGAAAACTCTTCTGAGGACATGCCAAAATTATTGGGAGAAAATGAAATTGTATTTTGTTTGTTTTTTAAAAAGTAGATATTGAACTCATCTGATGAGTTTCCCAGATTATTTTGAGTCTTTTTTTTACTTTCTAATTTTGTTCGGTTTATTATAATAATTGGAATGTTTGATTCTCTGTATTCAAGATTAAATATTTTATGGCTTGTTTTGCTGGTCTTGCTATGAATTATTTCAACCCCTTCTACAAGGTTGATCAATTCATTGTATCGTGCTTGATATATTTTAGTTTTGTTAGATATTATGCTATAAAATTCATTATTAAAGTTTAAAGCTGCATAATCTTCTGGAAACCCTTCTAATCCTCTTTGTCTGATTGCTTGGTACATATAAACATGGTTGATAAAATAGGATATATGATTTTGCAGGTACTCATCAGCTTGGGCTAGATGAATTTTTTTTTCAATAATGTCCACTATTGCCAAATAATTAGGAAGTATGACCATTGAGTCAAGATTATCTCCTACATATTGGTTTTGAAGCATATCAAAAACAGATTTGTTTTTTTCTAGCCTGATCAATATTGGCCAGTAAAACTCTTCTAATTGTCGTGTTATATAAGAGCATGTTTAAATTTTGAAAAGAGCCGGGCAGGCTAAAACTTTGTAGTGACGAAACAACAAAGTTTATGGAAACAGGATATACCCGCTTGACCTCCCGGCAATGGCAATATATAAAAGAATATCTTCCCGTGGAAAGGAAACGCAAATATGACCTCAGGGACGTGGTGGACTCGATCTTGTACTGCATGCGCAGCGGACAGCAGTGGCGCAGCCTCTCGGGCGAGGGACGCCCTCCTTGGAATGTGGTATACTATTATTTCCGCAAGTGGCAGGGGGACAACACGCTTTTTCGGCTGAACGCGGCACTCAACCAACTAGAGCGCAAGAGGAAGGGCAAGAAGGCGACCCCGAGCATGCTTTCCATTGATAGCCAGTCGGTAAAGTGCGCGCCTTTTATCGGGCAGGACACGGGGCTGGACGGCAACAAGAAGGTGAACGGGAGAAAAAGGCACGTCATCACCGATACGCTCGGGCTGGTATGGGGAGTGGTCGCCACTGGCGCCAACGAGCATGACGGCACGATAGGGCAACGGGTGGTGGAGCCCCTCTTGGGCTACCTGCACAGGATGGAAAAGATCCTGGCAGACCAGGCCTATAAAAAGAAGTTCACCGGATGGGTAGAGGACAACATAAGGGGCGTAGAGGTCGAGATATCCTCTTGTCCCCCAACCCCCAGGGGCTTTGTGCCCATCAAGTGGAGATGGGTCACCGAGAGGACATTCGGCACGTTCAATTTCTTCCGGAGGCTGTCCAAAGACTATGAAAAAACTACCAAAAGCCAAGAAGCTTGGGTTTTATGGCAAAACTGCCAAATAATACTTAATAGGATCAAAAAAATGCCTATTTAAAATTTTTAAACATGATCTAATTAAGTCTT
It encodes:
- a CDS encoding IS5 family transposase, which produces METGYTRLTSRQWQYIKEYLPVERKRKYDLRDVVDSILYCMRSGQQWRSLSGEGRPPWNVVYYYFRKWQGDNTLFRLNAALNQLERKRKGKKATPSMLSIDSQSVKCAPFIGQDTGLDGNKKVNGRKRHVITDTLGLVWGVVATGANEHDGTIGQRVVEPLLGYLHRMEKILADQAYKKKFTGWVEDNIRGVEVEISSCPPTPRGFVPIKWRWVTERTFGTFNFFRRLSKDYEKTTKSQEAWVLWQNCQIILNRIKKMPI